The Vibrio tarriae genome includes a window with the following:
- the rlmE gene encoding 23S rRNA (uridine(2552)-2'-O)-methyltransferase RlmE, with protein MSKQKHSASSTRWLKEHFDDKYVNEAKKKGYRSRAIFKIEEIQNKDKLLKAGMTVVDLGAAPGGWSQFAAKVVGEGGRVIACDLLPMESIAGVSFLQGDFREEAVLNALLDRIQPDMVDVVMSDMAPNMAGNLSVDQPRAMYLVELALDMCRQVLAPNGSFVVKVFQGEGFDDYVKAVRDLFKVVKIRKPDSSRSRSREVFIVATGYKG; from the coding sequence ATGAGTAAACAGAAACACTCGGCCAGCTCAACTCGCTGGTTAAAAGAGCATTTTGACGACAAATATGTTAACGAAGCAAAGAAGAAAGGCTATCGTTCACGTGCTATCTTCAAAATAGAAGAGATCCAAAACAAAGATAAACTACTAAAAGCTGGTATGACAGTTGTCGATCTTGGCGCTGCACCTGGTGGATGGTCACAATTTGCGGCCAAAGTAGTTGGCGAGGGTGGGCGTGTTATTGCGTGTGACCTTTTACCTATGGAGTCGATTGCGGGGGTGTCTTTCTTGCAAGGTGACTTCCGTGAGGAAGCGGTGCTCAATGCATTGCTAGATAGAATCCAGCCAGATATGGTTGATGTGGTGATGTCTGATATGGCACCTAATATGGCGGGTAACTTGTCCGTCGATCAGCCACGCGCCATGTATCTTGTCGAATTGGCACTGGATATGTGTCGACAAGTTCTGGCTCCCAATGGTAGTTTTGTGGTGAAAGTGTTTCAAGGAGAAGGCTTTGACGATTATGTCAAAGCAGTAAGAGACCTATTTAAAGTGGTTAAAATCCGTAAACCGGACTCCTCTCGATCACGTTCACGAGAAGTTTTTATCGTAGCGACTGGTTACAAAGGTTAA
- the dacB gene encoding serine-type D-Ala-D-Ala carboxypeptidase codes for MPSRTMPIWLLSISLFLIAFPIYAQTQLSAAATKLPQGARYSLLIEDAASQQTSLELNTHLYYPPASTQKILTALAAKLELGDEFRFHTDLMRSGSDWIIRFSGDPTLTTKDLTILLKAIKSQSGGRIEGDLWLDNSVFSGYERAVGWPWDILGVCYSAPASAINLDGNCIQASIYTEPQGKTRVYVPEHYPVHVQSQAISVTQSEQESLLCDLELTATPENHYKLDGCLVLRDKPLPLKFAVQDTGIYTQRVVYRLLSQLNIELKGEIKVGKANTKQAQKIASHQSQPLPVLLKTMLQESDNLIADTLTKALGHRFYSQPGSFTNGTQAIKQIFYSRTGISLEDTQLADGSGLSRNNRMRPQVMLETLRYLYQHETELGLIAMLPSAGESGTLQYRRSMLAPQISGQIKAKSGSLYGTYNMAGFVMDENQRPKTLFVQFVTDYFPPKPNPEVAVEPPIIQFETQLYQELIQFNRLASKPN; via the coding sequence ATGCCTTCTCGCACCATGCCAATTTGGTTACTATCCATCAGCCTTTTTCTGATAGCGTTTCCTATTTACGCACAAACACAGTTAAGTGCCGCGGCGACTAAGCTCCCTCAAGGGGCACGCTATAGTCTATTGATTGAAGATGCCGCATCACAGCAGACCTCTCTCGAACTCAATACTCATCTTTACTATCCCCCAGCCAGTACGCAGAAGATTTTGACGGCGCTTGCCGCGAAATTAGAACTGGGTGATGAATTTCGCTTTCATACCGATTTAATGCGTTCAGGATCAGATTGGATCATTCGCTTTTCAGGTGACCCCACCCTGACTACCAAGGATTTAACGATTCTGCTCAAAGCGATTAAATCTCAGAGTGGCGGCAGAATTGAGGGTGATTTGTGGCTGGATAATAGTGTATTTAGTGGATATGAACGTGCGGTGGGTTGGCCATGGGATATTTTGGGCGTCTGCTATAGCGCCCCAGCCAGTGCCATCAACCTTGATGGTAACTGTATTCAGGCGTCTATTTATACCGAACCACAAGGTAAAACACGCGTTTATGTACCAGAGCACTACCCTGTGCATGTTCAGTCGCAAGCCATCAGCGTGACACAGAGCGAACAAGAGAGTTTACTGTGTGATTTAGAACTGACGGCAACGCCTGAGAATCACTATAAGCTGGATGGCTGTTTAGTCCTACGAGACAAACCCTTACCACTAAAATTTGCGGTGCAAGATACCGGGATATATACCCAGCGAGTGGTCTATCGTCTCCTCAGCCAGCTAAACATCGAGCTCAAAGGGGAGATTAAAGTCGGTAAAGCCAATACCAAACAAGCGCAGAAAATCGCTTCTCATCAGTCCCAGCCGCTGCCTGTGTTACTGAAAACCATGTTGCAAGAGTCCGACAACCTGATCGCCGATACCTTGACCAAAGCCTTGGGCCACCGTTTTTACTCTCAACCCGGTAGCTTTACCAACGGAACACAAGCCATTAAACAGATTTTTTACTCTCGCACGGGCATTTCATTAGAAGATACTCAGCTCGCCGATGGCTCTGGCCTTTCACGTAATAACCGGATGCGTCCACAAGTGATGCTGGAAACTCTTCGCTACCTTTATCAGCATGAAACTGAGCTTGGTTTAATTGCGATGCTGCCTTCGGCGGGAGAATCGGGCACGTTGCAATATCGACGCAGTATGCTTGCGCCGCAAATCAGTGGCCAAATTAAAGCGAAAAGTGGTTCACTTTATGGCACTTACAATATGGCGGGCTTTGTGATGGACGAAAATCAGCGCCCTAAGACTCTGTTTGTTCAATTCGTCACCGACTATTTCCCTCCGAAACCCAATCCTGAGGTAGCGGTTGAACCACCGATCATCCAGTTTGAAACTCAGCTCTATCAAGAGCTTATTCAGTTTAATCGTTTGGCATCCAAGCCAAACTAG
- a CDS encoding porin encodes MNKTLIALAVSAAAVATGAYADGINQSGDKAGSTVYSAKGTSLEIGGRAEARLSLKDGKAEDKSRVRLNFLGKAEINDSLYGVGFYEGEFTTADNTDGSELDNRYTYAGIGGTYGEVTYGKNDGALGVITDFTDIMSYHGNSAADKIAVADRTDNMLAYKGQFGDLGVKASYRFADRVEGTGTNSGQYVDNGKDGYSLSAIYAFGDTGFNVGAGYADQDEQNEYMLAASYRMENLYFAGLFTDGEKAATNGDYTGYELAAAYKLGQAAFTTTYNNAETNDETSANNVAIDATYYFKPNFRTYISYNFNMIDAGDVMGKVGTNGVATKIDAEDELAIGLRYDF; translated from the coding sequence ATGAACAAGACTCTGATTGCTCTTGCTGTATCAGCTGCTGCAGTGGCTACTGGCGCTTACGCTGACGGAATCAACCAAAGCGGTGACAAAGCAGGTTCAACCGTTTACAGCGCAAAAGGTACTTCTCTAGAAATCGGTGGCCGTGCTGAAGCACGCCTATCTCTGAAAGATGGCAAGGCTGAAGATAAATCTCGTGTACGTTTAAACTTCCTAGGCAAAGCAGAAATCAATGACAGTCTGTACGGCGTTGGCTTCTACGAAGGTGAATTTACCACTGCTGATAACACTGACGGTTCAGAATTAGATAACCGTTACACATATGCAGGTATCGGCGGTACTTACGGTGAAGTCACTTACGGTAAAAACGATGGTGCACTGGGCGTAATCACTGACTTCACAGATATCATGTCTTACCACGGTAACTCAGCAGCAGACAAAATCGCTGTAGCTGACCGTACAGACAATATGTTGGCTTACAAAGGCCAATTTGGTGACCTAGGCGTAAAAGCAAGCTACCGTTTTGCTGACCGTGTAGAAGGAACTGGTACTAATTCAGGTCAATACGTTGACAACGGCAAAGACGGTTACTCTCTATCTGCAATCTACGCATTCGGTGACACTGGTTTTAACGTAGGTGCTGGTTACGCAGATCAAGACGAGCAAAATGAATACATGCTGGCAGCATCTTACCGCATGGAAAACCTGTACTTCGCAGGTCTGTTCACTGATGGCGAAAAAGCAGCAACTAACGGTGATTACACTGGTTACGAGCTAGCAGCAGCGTACAAATTGGGTCAAGCGGCGTTCACTACTACGTACAACAACGCAGAAACTAACGACGAAACTTCAGCAAACAACGTTGCAATCGACGCAACTTACTACTTCAAGCCTAACTTCCGCACTTATATCTCTTACAACTTCAACATGATTGATGCAGGTGATGTAATGGGTAAAGTTGGCACTAACGGTGTAGCAACTAAGATCGATGCAGAAGACGAACTGGCTATCGGCCTACGTTACGACTTCTAA
- the greA gene encoding transcription elongation factor GreA, with the protein MEKVPMTARGEKLLREELDRLLKLRPKITEAIAEARELGDLKENAEYHAAREEQGICEAQIRDIEYKLSVAQVIDVTKMENSGKVIFGATVTVIDVNSDEEKTYQIVGDDEADIKSGRISVNSPIARGLIGKFEGDEVSIATPGGNKVFEIDRVEYL; encoded by the coding sequence ATGGAAAAAGTTCCAATGACAGCACGCGGTGAAAAACTCCTGCGTGAAGAACTCGATAGACTGTTAAAACTCAGACCCAAAATTACAGAAGCGATTGCCGAAGCTCGTGAGCTTGGCGATTTGAAAGAGAATGCGGAATACCATGCTGCACGTGAAGAGCAGGGGATCTGTGAAGCGCAAATTCGTGATATCGAATACAAGCTGTCTGTGGCGCAAGTGATTGATGTCACCAAGATGGAAAACAGTGGCAAAGTCATTTTTGGTGCTACGGTGACGGTGATTGATGTCAACAGCGACGAAGAGAAGACTTACCAAATCGTTGGTGATGATGAAGCGGATATCAAATCAGGTCGTATTTCAGTCAATTCGCCGATTGCTCGTGGTTTGATTGGTAAATTTGAAGGCGATGAAGTCTCGATTGCGACTCCAGGGGGCAATAAGGTCTTTGAAATTGATCGCGTGGAATATCTATAG
- the yhbY gene encoding ribosome assembly RNA-binding protein YhbY, with protein MNLSNKQKQHLKGLAHNLKPVVLMGANGLTEAVLAEIEIALDHHELIKVKVVSEDRETKQLIVDAIVRETGAEKVQVIGKVLVLYRQSQQRKIELPRK; from the coding sequence ATGAACCTAAGCAACAAACAAAAGCAGCATCTGAAAGGCTTGGCACACAACTTAAAACCTGTTGTGTTGATGGGCGCTAACGGACTCACAGAAGCTGTGCTGGCGGAAATCGAAATTGCGCTCGATCACCATGAACTGATTAAAGTGAAAGTCGTTTCTGAAGATCGTGAAACTAAGCAATTGATCGTTGACGCAATTGTTCGCGAAACTGGTGCCGAGAAAGTACAGGTAATTGGTAAAGTCCTAGTACTTTATCGCCAGTCTCAGCAACGCAAAATCGAATTGCCACGCAAATAA
- the tyrS gene encoding tyrosine--tRNA ligase: MASIEAALAEIKRGVEELIPEEELIAKLKENRPLRIKLGADPTAPDIHLGHTVILNKLRTFQDLGHDVTFLIGDFTGMVGDPTGKNTTRPPLTREDVLRNAETYKQQVFKILDPAKTKIQFNSEWLSQLGAEGMIRLASNQTVARMLERDDFKKRYNNGQPIAIHEFMYPLLQGYDSVAMETDVELGGTDQKFNLLMGRELQKANGQKPQVVLMMPLLVGLDGEKKMSKSAHNYIGVSEAPSEMFGKIMSISDDLMWSYYELLSFRPLDEVAQFKAEVAHGANPRDIKILLAKEIITRFHSQADADAAEQEFINRFQKGAMPEEMPEFEFEAGIAISNLLKEAGLVASTSDALRMIKQGAVKLDGEKLEDAKLVPACGTSVYQVGKRKFARVTIK; the protein is encoded by the coding sequence ATGGCGAGTATTGAAGCCGCTTTAGCCGAGATTAAACGTGGTGTTGAAGAGCTGATCCCCGAAGAAGAGCTCATTGCCAAGCTTAAAGAAAATCGTCCGCTGCGAATTAAGTTGGGGGCTGATCCAACGGCTCCGGATATCCATCTAGGCCACACGGTAATCCTCAATAAGCTTCGTACTTTCCAGGATTTAGGTCATGACGTGACATTTTTGATTGGTGACTTTACCGGAATGGTGGGTGACCCAACAGGAAAAAACACGACACGCCCACCTTTGACGCGTGAAGATGTGTTGCGCAACGCAGAAACTTACAAGCAGCAAGTGTTTAAGATCCTCGATCCTGCCAAAACCAAGATCCAATTTAACTCAGAGTGGTTGTCACAACTGGGAGCGGAAGGGATGATCCGTCTGGCTTCAAACCAGACCGTCGCTCGTATGTTAGAACGTGATGACTTTAAAAAGCGTTACAACAATGGTCAGCCGATTGCGATTCACGAGTTTATGTACCCATTGCTGCAAGGCTACGATTCCGTTGCGATGGAGACGGATGTTGAGCTAGGTGGTACTGACCAGAAGTTCAACTTGCTGATGGGGCGTGAGCTACAAAAAGCCAACGGCCAAAAACCACAAGTGGTATTGATGATGCCTCTGCTGGTGGGATTGGATGGCGAGAAGAAAATGTCCAAATCAGCGCATAACTATATTGGTGTGAGCGAAGCGCCGAGCGAAATGTTCGGTAAAATCATGTCAATTTCTGACGATTTGATGTGGAGCTACTATGAACTGCTCTCTTTCCGTCCGTTAGACGAAGTGGCCCAATTCAAAGCAGAGGTTGCTCATGGTGCTAACCCGCGTGATATCAAGATTTTGCTAGCAAAAGAGATCATCACTCGTTTCCATTCTCAAGCCGATGCTGATGCAGCAGAACAAGAGTTCATCAACCGTTTCCAAAAAGGGGCAATGCCTGAGGAAATGCCAGAGTTTGAATTCGAGGCTGGAATCGCTATCTCGAACCTACTCAAAGAGGCGGGACTTGTGGCTTCTACTTCTGATGCACTGCGCATGATTAAACAAGGTGCGGTGAAGCTTGATGGAGAGAAATTAGAGGATGCGAAGCTGGTTCCTGCTTGCGGTACATCGGTTTACCAAGTGGGTAAACGTAAGTTCGCTCGAGTGACCATCAAGTAA
- a CDS encoding peptidoglycan DD-metalloendopeptidase family protein, whose product MLSLFNRLPWLHRVLITAFSAIIVFAIFFLPDSEDLRNPDAQLEVGRHYPVTLDNQLITTPEEDVIAPPSVMLRWETYQVANGESAALLFQRAGLSSRVLYELTSSNSDINSQLSKLMPKDELKFGFDQDNQLVQLKRTISPYETFVVTRSDSGFTSEFDKKEVTFQLNYAEAKITSNFWNAGVAAGLTANQIIELANMFGWDIDFALDIREGDQFKLLYQEKIVEGSVIGRGNIIAATFINQGSTFTAILDDNTGNYYDQNGRAMKKAFLRSPLDFRRVSSNFNPRRLHPVTGQIKAHRGTDYVAPVGTPIWAAGDGVVEKSSYNQFNGNYVYIRHSNTYITKYLHLQRRLVKTGQRVKQGQSIGTLGGTGRVTGPHLHYEFLVNGIHKNPRTVELPQAQSLTGKAKETFIANAKQRMEKLERYSQLLYANQ is encoded by the coding sequence ATGCTTTCTCTTTTCAATCGTCTTCCTTGGCTGCATCGAGTGTTAATCACCGCGTTTAGCGCCATCATTGTCTTCGCCATTTTTTTTCTGCCCGATTCTGAAGATTTACGTAACCCTGATGCTCAGTTAGAAGTAGGACGTCACTATCCCGTCACTCTCGATAACCAACTGATTACCACACCAGAGGAAGATGTGATCGCTCCTCCCTCTGTCATGTTGCGCTGGGAGACCTACCAAGTGGCCAACGGTGAAAGTGCCGCCCTGCTCTTCCAACGAGCGGGACTCTCATCACGAGTGCTCTACGAATTGACCTCAAGTAATAGTGACATCAACAGTCAGCTTTCGAAGTTAATGCCTAAAGACGAGCTGAAATTTGGCTTTGACCAAGATAATCAATTAGTTCAACTAAAACGCACCATTAGCCCTTATGAAACCTTTGTGGTAACCCGTTCAGATTCTGGTTTTACCTCTGAGTTTGATAAGAAAGAGGTCACCTTCCAGCTCAATTACGCCGAAGCCAAAATTACCTCTAATTTCTGGAATGCGGGGGTCGCCGCAGGATTGACTGCAAACCAGATTATCGAATTAGCCAATATGTTTGGCTGGGATATCGACTTCGCGCTCGATATTCGCGAAGGGGATCAATTCAAATTGCTCTACCAAGAAAAAATCGTCGAGGGCTCAGTGATTGGTCGCGGTAATATTATTGCAGCCACTTTTATCAACCAAGGTTCAACCTTTACTGCGATTTTGGATGACAATACAGGCAACTATTACGATCAAAATGGCCGAGCGATGAAAAAGGCCTTCTTGCGTTCGCCGCTCGATTTTCGTCGTGTCTCTTCTAACTTTAATCCTCGCCGACTCCATCCAGTGACCGGCCAAATAAAAGCTCACCGCGGTACTGATTACGTGGCACCGGTAGGAACACCTATCTGGGCTGCGGGTGATGGTGTGGTAGAGAAATCCAGCTATAACCAGTTTAATGGTAATTATGTCTACATTCGCCATAGCAATACCTACATTACCAAATACCTACATTTACAGCGCCGTCTAGTCAAAACGGGGCAACGAGTCAAACAAGGCCAGAGTATTGGTACTTTGGGAGGGACAGGGCGAGTTACCGGCCCTCACTTGCACTATGAATTCTTGGTTAATGGCATTCACAAAAACCCACGTACGGTTGAATTGCCACAAGCACAATCACTGACTGGCAAGGCGAAAGAAACCTTTATTGCGAATGCGAAGCAACGAATGGAAAAACTCGAACGCTACAGCCAGTTATTGTATGCCAATCAATAA